The following are from one region of the Pseudohongiella spirulinae genome:
- a CDS encoding ABC transporter permease, translated as MNWYAVKAIYKFEMARTRRTILQSVIAPVITTSLYFVVFGSAIGSRIAQIDGVSYGAFIVPGLIMLSLLTQSVSNAAFGIYFPKFTGTIYELLSAPVSMLEVVLGYVGAAATKAIVLGLIILGTASFFVDLNIAHPFLMLMFLVLTGITFSLFGFIIGIWADNFEKLQLIPLLIVTPLVFLGGSFYSINMLPAFWQTVTLFNPVVYLISGFRWSFYEIADVSLWVSMSMIVVFMLACLLVIQRIFKTGYHLRS; from the coding sequence ATGAACTGGTATGCAGTAAAGGCCATCTATAAGTTTGAAATGGCACGCACCCGCCGGACAATCCTGCAGAGCGTGATTGCGCCGGTCATCACAACGTCACTCTACTTCGTGGTTTTTGGTTCGGCTATCGGGTCACGCATCGCACAGATTGATGGGGTCAGCTATGGCGCGTTTATTGTGCCGGGATTGATCATGCTGTCACTGCTTACGCAGAGCGTTTCCAACGCCGCATTTGGCATTTATTTTCCGAAATTCACGGGCACAATTTACGAGTTGTTGTCAGCGCCGGTGTCCATGCTGGAGGTGGTGCTGGGTTATGTGGGTGCCGCAGCGACCAAGGCGATTGTGCTGGGTCTGATTATCCTGGGTACCGCCAGCTTTTTTGTGGATCTGAATATTGCTCATCCGTTTTTGATGTTGATGTTTCTGGTGCTCACGGGCATTACTTTCAGCCTGTTTGGCTTCATTATCGGCATCTGGGCAGACAACTTTGAGAAGTTGCAGCTCATTCCCCTGCTGATCGTGACGCCGCTGGTGTTTCTGGGTGGCAGTTTTTATTCGATCAACATGCTGCCGGCATTCTGGCAGACGGTGACGTTGTTTAATCCGGTGGTGTATCTGATCAGCGGCTTTCGCTGGAGCTTCTATGAAATCGCTGACGTGAGTCTATGGGTGAGCATGAGTATGATTGTTGTGTTCATGCTTGCGTGTCTGCTGGTGATTCAGCGCATTTTCAAAACTGGATACCACCTGCGCAGCTGA
- a CDS encoding sensor domain-containing diguanylate cyclase: MLRRKYLFVGALTILMVAGFMATSLTSYFVARDSLASSISDQMLPLTSDNIYSEIQRDLLRPILISSVMATDTFVRDWALTGEDDADRIIAYLTEIQNEYDTITAFYVSEESRQYYHPTGVLKTVTAEDPDDIWYFRVRDMRTPFEVNVDTDTADRSRVSIFINYRVLDYQGRYIGATGVGLSVQAVTRLIDTYQQRYDRTIYFVDRQGNVTLTGRDYQGVNRLQDRAGFSPLATQILSTPSTSQDFIDPSGDHIYLNSRLVPEFDWYLIVEQRGTATEARLDSTLLRNLSLSGGIMILVLLIAHFTLRSYQRKLEDMATTDRLTGIANRHLFESIFEHIARSIKRYPRPVSLISIDIDYFKKVNDTHGHHAGDLVLQGVCTVIQENARDSDTLCRWGGEEFVMLLDNCSLEEAVKRAEIIREAVKAHKIAFGRMTISVTLSMGVTGYHVGEPLERVLSRADTALYEAKEAGRDRVITAN; this comes from the coding sequence ATGCTTAGAAGAAAGTATCTATTTGTAGGGGCCTTAACCATTCTCATGGTCGCCGGTTTTATGGCAACCAGCCTGACCAGTTACTTTGTTGCCAGGGACTCACTGGCCAGCAGTATCTCTGATCAGATGCTGCCGCTCACCAGCGATAACATCTATTCGGAAATTCAACGCGATCTGCTCAGGCCCATCCTTATTTCTTCTGTCATGGCGACAGATACGTTTGTGCGGGACTGGGCCCTGACCGGCGAAGATGATGCTGACAGAATCATTGCCTACCTCACTGAAATACAGAACGAATACGACACCATCACGGCGTTTTACGTCTCCGAAGAATCTAGACAGTATTATCACCCCACCGGTGTTCTGAAAACTGTGACAGCGGAAGATCCTGACGATATCTGGTACTTTCGCGTTCGGGATATGCGCACACCATTTGAAGTCAACGTTGATACTGACACCGCGGACCGAAGTCGGGTGAGCATATTTATCAATTACCGCGTACTGGATTATCAAGGACGTTACATCGGCGCGACCGGGGTCGGGCTGTCTGTGCAGGCCGTTACCCGCCTGATCGATACCTATCAGCAACGCTACGACCGCACGATCTATTTTGTTGACCGGCAAGGCAATGTCACATTAACCGGACGGGACTACCAGGGCGTCAACCGGCTACAGGATCGGGCTGGTTTTTCGCCATTGGCTACTCAAATCCTGAGCACTCCCAGTACCTCGCAGGACTTTATCGACCCAAGCGGCGATCACATCTATCTGAACAGCCGCCTGGTACCGGAGTTTGACTGGTACCTGATCGTCGAGCAGCGAGGGACCGCAACTGAGGCACGCCTGGACTCCACATTGCTCAGAAACCTGAGCCTGTCAGGCGGCATCATGATTCTGGTGCTGCTGATCGCCCACTTTACCCTGCGATCCTACCAGCGCAAACTTGAAGACATGGCGACGACTGACCGACTGACCGGTATTGCCAACCGACATTTGTTCGAATCCATATTTGAGCACATCGCGCGCAGCATCAAGCGCTACCCCAGACCGGTTTCATTGATCAGTATCGACATCGATTACTTCAAGAAGGTGAACGACACGCACGGCCACCACGCTGGCGACCTGGTATTGCAAGGCGTTTGCACAGTGATTCAGGAAAATGCACGTGACAGTGATACGCTGTGTCGCTGGGGCGGGGAAGAGTTTGTAATGCTACTGGACAATTGCAGCCTGGAAGAAGCGGTCAAGCGGGCGGAGATCATCCGGGAAGCCGTCAAGGCACACAAGATAGCGTTCGGACGAATGACAATCAGTGTAACGCTGAGCATGGGTGTGACCGGCTATCACGTCGGTGAACCGCTGGAGCGCGTACTATCGCGCGCCGACACCGCGCTGTATGAAGCCAAAGAAGCTGGCCGCGACCGCGTGATCACAGCCAATTGA
- a CDS encoding DUF599 domain-containing protein, which produces MWDSAIEFARLNVWDLVALLFFAACFKGYLYYTGLRSTDTPCLAYAMHRFRKQWIRMALTRENRIADTNIVANLERNVSFFASSTLLVLAGLVTLLSSSDALMGMLAEVPFSDVNSRGEWELKVLLLITLFVYGFFKFTWALRQFGLVSVMIGGAPEHSLHPSAEETARHVDSISKMASKASGNFNNGLRSYYFSMAALGWFVNAWLFMALSALIVFVLYRREFKSDTLGIMMEDLPES; this is translated from the coding sequence ATGTGGGACAGTGCAATTGAATTTGCCAGATTGAATGTATGGGATCTGGTAGCGCTGCTGTTTTTCGCTGCGTGCTTCAAAGGCTACCTGTATTACACGGGGCTGCGCAGCACCGATACGCCTTGCCTGGCCTACGCCATGCACCGGTTTCGCAAACAGTGGATTCGTATGGCGCTGACCCGGGAGAATCGAATTGCAGATACCAATATCGTTGCCAACCTGGAGCGCAATGTCTCTTTTTTCGCCTCATCAACGCTGCTGGTCCTGGCCGGTCTGGTGACGCTGCTGTCATCATCTGATGCGCTGATGGGTATGCTGGCCGAAGTTCCTTTCTCCGATGTTAACAGCCGGGGCGAATGGGAACTGAAAGTGCTGCTGCTGATCACGCTGTTTGTATATGGTTTCTTCAAATTCACCTGGGCTTTGCGACAGTTTGGTCTGGTGTCAGTCATGATTGGCGGAGCGCCGGAACACTCCCTGCATCCCAGTGCCGAGGAAACAGCCCGTCATGTGGATTCCATTTCCAAGATGGCATCCAAAGCCTCGGGTAACTTCAACAATGGACTTCGCAGCTACTACTTCAGCATGGCGGCTCTGGGCTGGTTTGTGAATGCATGGCTGTTTATGGCGCTGTCAGCACTGATTGTGTTTGTGCTTTATCGCCGGGAATTCAAATCCGATACTCTGGGCATCATGATGGAAGACTTGCCTGAAAGTTAA
- a CDS encoding OsmC family protein: MSAKTFSVHMKLLENYLFEVDFGEFGNIMTDEPPPLGDGEGPNPSAMLAASVANCMSASLLFALRKYKNDPGELSASVTGTVDRVEKYLRVTQLNVEITLGRGQSELPDIGKAMEQFESFCVVTQSVRHGVPVSVVVKDSAGDTIVV; the protein is encoded by the coding sequence ATGAGCGCCAAAACGTTTTCAGTTCATATGAAGTTGCTGGAGAATTATCTGTTTGAGGTCGACTTTGGCGAGTTCGGTAATATCATGACGGATGAACCGCCACCACTGGGTGACGGGGAAGGGCCGAATCCTTCTGCCATGCTGGCAGCCTCGGTTGCTAACTGCATGTCTGCCAGTCTGCTGTTTGCACTGCGAAAATATAAAAATGATCCGGGCGAGCTGAGCGCCAGTGTGACCGGAACAGTGGATCGTGTCGAAAAATACCTGCGTGTTACCCAACTGAATGTTGAAATTACCCTGGGCCGCGGGCAATCTGAACTTCCGGATATCGGCAAGGCAATGGAACAATTCGAGAGTTTCTGCGTGGTGACCCAAAGTGTCCGCCATGGCGTACCGGTATCAGTAGTTGTCAAGGATTCTGCCGGTGACACGATTGTGGTCTGA
- a CDS encoding bifunctional diguanylate cyclase/phosphodiesterase has translation MTRLWSELRLLLRNRTLQWGWLLLAMSVVVLHSYIERRLVDSRQQTQQDALTDRLSVVRYQLESTLTNNLSLINGLAAFIASDPEFTDEQFETYARTVMAREPALVNLAVAPGLVVRNVYPLAGNEAALGLDYTQQSDQRDQVMEAILLRTVIIAGPVNLVQGGLAFIGRAPVFVPERGGQERLWGIVSAPVLAETIFQQAGLDAPFADMRVALRRGDDAASGRAFLGDDNVFEQPDRISMPVIAGGSQWQLAALPILPAVAPLELWMLRLSSFLVFALSSMLLMIRARHLIQNDALRKIIFRNERFLRAVENVSQVGGWRWSGSVFSELSARTREIMELPSKKQSINMAMFCHSMDTSSRQRLEDCLQHALVLKQRIDEEFELRRRDGEVVWLHIKAEPVSLENGQVELLGALQDITQSKKLDQLVEFQANYDMLTHLPNRALFLDRLQTALLQARRRSTRIAVLFVDLDNFKSVNDNLGHDAGDELLIQAAQRIQSSVRNEDTVARHSGDEFVALLVDVFSASVVSRIADQIVGAMREPFRINGHQIYCSVSIGASFYPDDGDEADTLVIKADQAMYEVKKSGRNAWQFYTAAMQLESEHKHRLYNDLVSALDSGSLSVFYQPVVDASTGQVVSCEALVRWSLGEGGWVAPDVFIPLAEERGLINRIDLFVLRKALDFVSKLNTQLTTDIALSVNVSPKLLHLRDDDAQDWLRSLQQELPVQVTIEITERVLLDGSDEVRAVLQALDSAGVRVAIDDFGTGYSGLSYFSRFPVSVVKIDRSFVKDLQIGATQTSLVETILLMAGKLNIFVVAEGVETHEQATFLRDNHCHYLQGFHIAPPMSAEEFSVFVRQNKTLMAESR, from the coding sequence GTGACACGATTGTGGTCTGAACTACGCCTGCTGCTCCGTAACCGCACCTTGCAGTGGGGCTGGTTGCTGCTGGCCATGTCGGTAGTGGTTTTACACAGCTATATTGAGCGACGGCTGGTAGATTCGCGTCAGCAGACCCAGCAGGATGCGCTGACCGATCGACTGAGTGTCGTGCGGTATCAACTTGAAAGCACGCTGACCAATAACCTGTCCCTGATCAATGGGCTGGCAGCCTTCATCGCCTCAGATCCTGAATTCACCGATGAGCAATTCGAAACCTATGCGCGCACTGTCATGGCGCGTGAGCCGGCTCTGGTCAATCTGGCTGTGGCGCCAGGCCTGGTGGTGCGGAATGTCTATCCACTGGCAGGCAATGAAGCCGCTCTGGGGCTGGATTACACTCAGCAGTCGGATCAACGCGATCAGGTTATGGAGGCGATACTGCTGCGCACAGTTATTATTGCTGGTCCGGTAAATCTGGTGCAGGGCGGTCTGGCTTTTATCGGTAGAGCCCCCGTTTTTGTGCCGGAGAGAGGCGGTCAGGAGCGGCTATGGGGCATTGTATCGGCCCCCGTGCTGGCTGAAACCATATTCCAACAGGCGGGCTTGGACGCGCCTTTCGCTGACATGCGCGTCGCACTTCGACGCGGCGATGATGCGGCCAGTGGCCGTGCCTTCCTTGGCGATGATAACGTGTTTGAGCAGCCGGACAGGATCAGTATGCCGGTGATTGCCGGTGGTAGTCAGTGGCAATTGGCAGCGTTACCCATATTGCCAGCCGTCGCGCCTCTGGAGTTATGGATGCTGCGTCTAAGCAGCTTCCTGGTGTTTGCATTGTCATCAATGCTATTAATGATACGCGCCCGACATCTAATACAGAATGATGCTCTCAGAAAGATTATTTTTCGTAATGAAAGATTCTTGCGGGCTGTAGAAAACGTCTCGCAAGTTGGTGGTTGGCGTTGGTCAGGAAGCGTGTTCAGTGAATTGTCTGCGCGGACGCGGGAGATAATGGAGCTGCCCAGCAAGAAGCAATCGATAAACATGGCAATGTTTTGCCACTCAATGGATACAAGCAGTCGCCAGCGGCTCGAGGATTGTCTGCAGCACGCCCTCGTATTGAAACAACGAATAGATGAAGAGTTTGAATTGCGCCGCCGTGACGGTGAAGTGGTCTGGTTGCATATCAAGGCAGAGCCAGTCAGCCTCGAGAACGGTCAGGTTGAGTTGTTGGGGGCACTACAGGATATAACGCAGTCCAAAAAGCTGGATCAGTTGGTCGAATTTCAGGCCAACTATGACATGCTGACGCATTTGCCTAATCGCGCCCTGTTTCTCGACCGTTTGCAGACAGCGCTGCTGCAGGCCAGGCGTCGCAGCACACGCATCGCTGTACTGTTTGTTGATCTGGATAATTTCAAATCTGTGAACGACAACCTGGGTCATGATGCCGGCGATGAGCTATTGATCCAGGCTGCGCAACGAATTCAGTCCAGCGTCCGTAATGAAGATACCGTGGCCAGGCACAGTGGTGACGAATTTGTAGCATTGTTGGTGGATGTGTTTTCGGCATCCGTAGTTTCGCGTATTGCCGACCAGATTGTCGGTGCGATGCGCGAGCCTTTCAGAATAAATGGGCATCAGATTTATTGCAGTGTCAGTATTGGCGCGTCGTTTTATCCCGATGACGGAGATGAGGCAGACACGCTGGTTATCAAAGCTGATCAGGCGATGTACGAGGTTAAAAAATCAGGCCGTAACGCCTGGCAATTTTACACCGCGGCCATGCAGTTGGAATCAGAACACAAGCATCGTTTATACAATGATCTGGTTTCTGCTCTGGATAGTGGTAGTCTGAGTGTCTTTTATCAGCCTGTGGTGGACGCCAGCACCGGTCAGGTAGTCAGCTGCGAAGCACTGGTGCGTTGGAGTCTTGGCGAGGGCGGATGGGTGGCGCCTGATGTCTTTATTCCTCTGGCCGAGGAGCGGGGACTGATTAACCGCATTGATCTGTTTGTGCTGCGCAAGGCGCTGGATTTTGTCAGTAAGCTGAACACGCAATTGACAACGGATATCGCATTGTCGGTGAACGTTTCACCCAAATTGCTGCACCTTCGCGATGATGATGCCCAGGATTGGCTAAGGTCTTTGCAGCAAGAGCTTCCCGTTCAGGTTACCATCGAAATTACCGAGCGGGTTTTGCTGGATGGCAGTGATGAGGTGAGGGCCGTTTTGCAGGCTTTGGACAGCGCGGGTGTTCGAGTGGCGATTGATGATTTCGGGACGGGTTATTCGGGTTTGAGTTATTTTTCCAGGTTCCCTGTGTCGGTCGTCAAAATTGACCGCTCATTTGTGAAAGATCTGCAGATCGGCGCGACTCAGACATCGCTGGTTGAGACCATTTTGCTGATGGCAGGTAAGCTGAATATATTTGTGGTTGCCGAAGGTGTTGAGACTCATGAACAGGCGACGTTTCTACGAGATAACCACTGCCATTATCTGCAGGGTTTCCATATAGCGCCGCCTATGTCAGCGGAAGAGTTCAGCGTGTTCGTCAGACAAAATAAGACTTTAATGGCGGAAAGCCGTTAA
- a CDS encoding type III PLP-dependent enzyme, whose translation MSTELIKVEDFYPPATFKRLKDLADTKETPFVVIDLETISEHYDTLVEYFPYASVYYAVKANPAPEILTLLRDKGSNFDVASIYELDKLLGLNVAAERCSYGNTIKKSKDIRYFYEKGVRMFATDSEADLRNIARAAPGSRVYVRILTEGSHTADWPLSRKFGCHTDMAIDLLILARDLGLEPHGISFHVGSQQRDIGVWDAAIAKVKVIFERLKEEDGIVLKMINLGGGFPANYITRANTLPTYAEEITRFIQEDFGDDFPQIILEPGRSLISNSGILVSEIVLISRKSHTALHRWIFTDVGKFSGLIETLDEAIKFPIYTEKTGETEEVVLAGPTCDSADIMYEQYKYELPLNLATGDRLYWFSTGAYTTSYSSVEFNGFPPLKSYFV comes from the coding sequence ATGAGCACTGAATTAATCAAGGTTGAAGACTTTTACCCGCCCGCCACGTTCAAGCGACTCAAAGACCTGGCAGACACCAAGGAAACTCCTTTTGTTGTCATTGATCTTGAAACAATCAGTGAGCATTACGACACCCTGGTTGAGTATTTTCCGTATGCCAGCGTTTATTATGCGGTAAAAGCCAATCCCGCGCCGGAGATCCTGACACTGCTCCGCGACAAAGGCTCCAACTTTGATGTTGCCTCAATTTACGAGCTGGACAAATTGCTGGGGCTGAACGTTGCCGCGGAGCGCTGCAGTTATGGCAACACCATCAAAAAGAGTAAAGATATCCGCTACTTCTATGAAAAAGGTGTGCGTATGTTTGCCACCGACTCAGAAGCCGATTTACGCAATATTGCCCGTGCTGCACCCGGATCACGCGTGTACGTGCGCATATTGACCGAAGGAAGTCACACGGCTGACTGGCCACTGTCACGCAAATTTGGCTGCCACACAGACATGGCGATCGATCTGCTGATTCTGGCCCGCGACCTTGGACTGGAGCCCCATGGCATTTCCTTCCATGTAGGATCTCAGCAGCGTGATATCGGTGTCTGGGACGCGGCCATTGCCAAAGTCAAAGTGATTTTTGAGCGATTGAAAGAAGAAGACGGCATTGTACTCAAAATGATCAACCTCGGCGGCGGATTCCCGGCCAATTACATCACCCGGGCCAATACTCTGCCAACATACGCCGAGGAAATCACCCGTTTCATTCAGGAAGATTTCGGTGACGACTTTCCTCAGATCATTCTGGAGCCGGGTCGTTCATTGATCTCCAATTCCGGGATTCTGGTTTCAGAAATTGTGTTGATCTCCCGCAAATCTCACACCGCACTGCACCGCTGGATTTTCACCGATGTGGGTAAATTCTCAGGATTGATTGAAACCCTGGACGAAGCCATCAAGTTTCCAATTTATACTGAGAAAACCGGTGAAACTGAAGAAGTGGTGCTGGCCGGTCCAACCTGCGACAGCGCTGATATCATGTACGAGCAGTACAAATACGAGCTGCCACTGAATCTGGCAACCGGTGACCGGCTGTACTGGTTCTCCACAGGTGCTTACACCACCAGTTACAGCTCAGTGGAATTTAACGGCTTTCCGCCATTAAAGTCTTATTTTGTCTGA
- a CDS encoding ABC transporter transmembrane domain-containing protein: MDIFLKLGWYFRQQWRRYAVAGALLVLVDLLELSIPWLVGRLVDQVVQQTLDMRQLWTYVLAVAVLGVLIYVMRFLWRMFLFSASFQLAELLRQKVYRQLTLMAPGFYNQHRTGDLMARATNDVTAVEMTAGEGVLSGLDGVVTGVLVLAVMMLFISWELTLVALLPFPLMAWFFYVIGTRLHDGFRDAQERFSDLNDRVQESVSGVRMIRAFGRETREDEDFMQVADRAAEANMRVAATDSLYDPAIFITVGASFILSVGMGAWLIQQQELTLGQLTSFTMYLGYLIWPMFAYGWLLNLVERGSAAYARISALLDAQSPVKDNGDVTAADNHGLSWHVAQFCYPGTQQAVLKDIDIHLPAGETLGIVGATGAGKSSLISLLLRYYDAGPDDVVSVGGTPVADFSLHALRSMIAVVPQDAFLFTATIAENIALGRPGASLDEVREVARLASVEQDILRFPAAYDTVVGERGVTLSGGQKQRIAIARALLLDAPVLVLDDALSAVDVDTERRILAHLNDARKGRTTVILCHRLSAVEKAQQIVVLSHGEIIERGTHQQLLSARGWYARMFDYQKLEQAVVSGR, from the coding sequence ATGGATATATTTCTTAAATTGGGCTGGTATTTCAGGCAGCAGTGGCGTCGTTATGCCGTTGCCGGCGCGTTGCTTGTGCTTGTTGATCTGCTGGAGCTGAGTATTCCCTGGCTGGTCGGACGTCTGGTTGATCAAGTAGTACAGCAGACATTGGACATGCGGCAGTTGTGGACCTATGTGCTGGCAGTGGCTGTACTGGGTGTGCTGATCTATGTGATGCGGTTCTTGTGGCGTATGTTTCTGTTCAGCGCCTCGTTTCAGCTTGCCGAGCTGCTGCGTCAGAAAGTTTACCGGCAGCTTACCCTGATGGCTCCGGGCTTTTATAACCAGCATCGTACCGGCGACCTGATGGCGCGTGCGACCAATGATGTGACAGCTGTGGAAATGACTGCGGGGGAAGGTGTGCTGTCTGGATTGGACGGTGTGGTGACGGGTGTGCTGGTGCTCGCCGTGATGATGCTGTTTATCAGTTGGGAACTGACCCTGGTGGCGCTGTTGCCTTTTCCGCTGATGGCATGGTTTTTTTATGTTATTGGCACTCGGCTGCACGATGGTTTTCGAGACGCTCAGGAGCGTTTCTCTGACCTGAATGATCGGGTTCAGGAGAGTGTTTCCGGGGTGCGTATGATCCGGGCTTTCGGACGCGAAACACGCGAGGATGAAGACTTCATGCAGGTTGCGGACCGGGCGGCTGAGGCTAATATGCGTGTTGCGGCTACAGATTCGCTATACGATCCGGCTATTTTTATAACGGTAGGCGCCTCGTTCATACTGTCGGTGGGTATGGGAGCCTGGCTGATCCAGCAACAGGAATTGACACTGGGGCAACTGACCAGTTTCACCATGTATCTGGGTTACCTGATCTGGCCCATGTTTGCCTACGGCTGGCTGCTGAACCTGGTTGAGCGCGGCAGCGCGGCTTATGCGCGCATCAGCGCACTGTTGGACGCGCAGTCGCCCGTCAAAGATAACGGTGATGTAACGGCAGCAGACAATCACGGCCTGTCGTGGCATGTCGCGCAGTTCTGTTATCCCGGAACTCAACAGGCCGTTCTCAAGGATATCGACATACATTTGCCCGCCGGCGAGACACTGGGCATTGTTGGTGCCACCGGTGCTGGCAAGTCTTCGCTGATTTCTTTGCTGCTTCGTTACTACGATGCCGGACCGGATGATGTGGTCAGTGTTGGGGGTACACCCGTCGCTGACTTTTCCCTGCATGCGCTGCGCAGCATGATTGCTGTGGTTCCGCAGGATGCCTTTCTGTTTACTGCCACCATAGCTGAAAATATTGCTCTGGGGAGACCTGGCGCTTCTCTTGATGAGGTTCGGGAAGTGGCGCGGCTGGCATCGGTGGAACAGGATATTCTGAGATTTCCCGCAGCCTATGACACCGTCGTGGGTGAGCGAGGTGTAACCTTGTCTGGCGGGCAGAAACAGCGCATCGCAATTGCGCGCGCCTTGCTGCTCGATGCACCGGTGTTGGTGCTGGACGACGCGCTTTCTGCTGTCGACGTAGATACAGAGCGTCGCATCCTGGCGCACTTGAATGATGCCCGCAAAGGACGAACCACGGTCATTCTGTGTCACCGTCTGTCGGCGGTTGAAAAGGCTCAACAGATTGTTGTGCTGAGTCACGGTGAGATTATTGAGCGCGGAACTCACCAGCAGTTACTGAGTGCACGCGGCTGGTATGCCCGTATGTTTGACTATCAGAAACTGGAGCAGGCCGTTGTATCAGGACGATGA
- a CDS encoding ABC transporter ATP-binding protein, with translation MYQDDDLPARVNRGALWRLLKYALAYPRLLKEAAVLLLLTTLGQVLGPVLIKIFLDDHVTQNNYPVSDIVWLAGAYILLYGVSAWAGYWQAMRLNEVAFSVVRSIRRQVFSTVMRKPLSYFDHRPTGKLVSRITNDTEAIKDLFLHVLATFVQGITLIVAVFIAMAILDLRLMLICLIIMPVMILVMVNYQRLSAPRYHRARSILSQINASLSESISGMRVVQLINQQSRFMQRFTDTSQSHFQARMRNLKLDALLLRPMPDLLRTLTLAGVLLYFGSQSLSTAVEVGVIYAFINYLSRITEPVLQMTQRLSMLQQAVVAGERVFEILDEGQEEHSSASLLVGRGEVEFRDVSFSYDGEHPVLQRIDFKVAPGEFYAIVGHTGSGKSTLMSLLMRFYAPQSGEILLDGHHLHEINQDSLRNGVGVVMQDPFITTGSVRENITLGRDMSDDRVVAAARAAQLHDFVMSLPQAYDTPMQERGGNFSTGQRQLLSLARTLAHEPKVLILDEATANIDSHTEAIIQQALMSMKGKSSIIAIAHRLSTITNADQILVLHQGCIAQRGTHNELVSQDGLYRNMYLLQQREG, from the coding sequence TTGTATCAGGACGATGATCTTCCCGCCCGCGTCAACCGCGGCGCACTCTGGCGGTTGCTGAAATATGCGCTGGCGTATCCGCGCTTGCTAAAGGAGGCGGCTGTATTGTTGCTGTTGACCACGCTTGGGCAGGTGCTGGGGCCGGTGCTGATCAAGATCTTTCTGGATGATCATGTCACGCAGAACAATTACCCGGTTTCTGACATTGTCTGGCTGGCGGGCGCATACATTCTGCTATATGGCGTGTCGGCCTGGGCCGGATACTGGCAGGCCATGCGTCTGAACGAGGTAGCCTTTTCAGTGGTGCGTAGTATCCGCCGTCAGGTATTCAGCACGGTTATGCGCAAACCGCTCAGCTATTTTGATCATCGTCCCACCGGCAAGCTGGTGTCGCGCATAACCAATGATACTGAGGCCATCAAGGATCTGTTTCTGCATGTGCTGGCGACATTTGTGCAGGGCATTACCCTGATTGTCGCTGTATTTATTGCGATGGCCATTCTGGATCTGCGCCTGATGCTGATCTGCCTGATTATTATGCCAGTCATGATTCTTGTGATGGTTAACTACCAGCGCTTGAGTGCTCCGCGCTACCACCGGGCACGCAGCATACTCAGTCAGATTAATGCCTCACTGAGTGAATCCATCTCGGGTATGCGAGTGGTGCAGTTGATTAATCAGCAAAGCCGATTTATGCAACGATTTACCGACACCAGCCAGAGCCATTTTCAGGCCCGAATGCGCAATCTGAAACTGGATGCCTTACTGCTGCGTCCCATGCCGGATCTGTTGCGGACGCTGACCCTGGCTGGGGTGTTGCTGTATTTTGGCAGTCAGTCCCTGTCCACAGCGGTCGAAGTGGGTGTCATCTATGCGTTTATCAATTATCTGTCGCGCATTACCGAGCCTGTGCTGCAGATGACGCAGCGGCTGAGTATGTTGCAACAGGCTGTAGTGGCGGGTGAGCGGGTATTCGAGATCCTTGACGAAGGGCAGGAAGAGCACTCATCGGCCAGCCTGCTGGTAGGTCGGGGTGAGGTTGAGTTTCGTGATGTTTCCTTCAGCTATGATGGTGAACATCCGGTGCTTCAGCGCATTGATTTCAAAGTGGCGCCGGGGGAGTTCTACGCTATTGTTGGTCATACCGGCAGCGGTAAAAGTACCCTGATGAGCCTGTTGATGCGTTTTTACGCCCCTCAGTCGGGAGAGATTCTGCTGGATGGTCATCATTTGCACGAAATCAATCAGGATAGCCTGCGCAACGGTGTCGGTGTGGTGATGCAGGATCCGTTTATCACCACGGGCTCGGTGCGTGAAAATATTACCCTGGGTCGGGATATGTCGGATGATCGCGTGGTGGCTGCGGCGAGGGCTGCGCAGCTTCACGACTTTGTCATGAGTCTGCCGCAGGCTTATGACACCCCCATGCAGGAGCGGGGTGGCAATTTCTCAACCGGCCAACGGCAGTTATTGTCATTGGCACGCACGCTGGCGCATGAGCCAAAGGTACTTATTCTGGATGAAGCGACGGCGAATATCGACAGTCACACTGAAGCGATTATTCAGCAGGCGCTGATGAGCATGAAAGGCAAATCCAGTATCATTGCTATTGCCCATCGGCTGAGTACCATTACAAATGCTGATCAGATTCTGGTCTTGCATCAGGGTTGTATCGCACAGCGCGGCACGCACAATGAACTTGTGTCGCAGGATGGTCTGTATCGCAACATGTATTTATTGCAGCAGCGCGAAGGCTGA